In Ciconia boyciana chromosome 17, ASM3463844v1, whole genome shotgun sequence, the genomic stretch tgcagggcacTGGGATGATGCCGCTGGGGGGCCCCCGGGTGCAGGACACTGGGGTGGCACAGTCATAGTCCTACAGGACATTTGAGGGTGTGAGGGAGGGtcagggctgccctgcccttccccccagcaccccatagcCGTTTCCCCCAGtctccccatttcccccaccccagtaGATATacctgtgtccccccccactGCCCCGGTACCCcatcccagtatccccagttCCGGTACACCCCAGCATCCCTTCCTGCTaccccccccgctccccctccccccccatcccgCACCGACCTTGAGCCGCAGGCGGCGGAGCAGCGGGGTGAGGCTGGTGCGCTCGGCGCCCGCCTGCagccgcagctcctgcagaggGGCACGCCGGGGCCGCTGCTGcgcctgggggcggggggagcaccGGGGGTCACCGGCGGCACCACCGGCAGCGCTCCCCCCCTCGCACACATACCGGGAGCGCTCCGGCCCGCACCAGACCCGCCACCTCCCAGCCACCTCCGGGCAACCCCGCACGGTCTAggccgccccgccgggacccccccccacccccccccaccccccaccccacccccgggGCCCTCTCCGCCGCCCTACCGGCACGCCCAAACCGGtggccccccgccgccccaccGGGACGCCCAAaccggtgcccccccccccggcctgTCCCGTGCCGAGCCCCCGGGCCGCACTCACGGCGGGGGTCTGGGCGGCCCGCATGGCCCCGGTCCCGGTCTCGGCCCCGGTCCCGGTCTCGGCCCCGGTCCGgtcccgccgctccccgcgcgctgccgccgccgcccgttTGAAAACCACGCGCCGCTCTGATTGGCTGCTCCGCGCACGCGTCACTCCACCGGGAAAGCTGTTAGAGGCGGGGCTATGCTCGGTGGTGGGCGTGGCGTGGGCGAGGCTCCGCCCCCGCGGCGGAGGCGCTGTGCAGCGCCGAGCACGGAGCGCACCGGGAGCGCGCAgcccggggacggggacggggacgggtCCAGCTCCCCCCGGGGCCTCCCCAGCGCCTGTCCCGGGGGAaccagccctgcccggccccccaCACCTGCCCCAGGGAGCGCAcccccccgggggtcccgcAGGAGGCAGGGCAGCACCGGCAGCAGTGCCCGCGGGTCTCGGGTTTATTGCTCCCGCGGGGAGAGGTACAgcgggggggaaagggggaccCGGCCCAGCAGGGTCCAACCCGCTGCCGGGGTAGGGGGAGATGTCCCTGAGCGATGCCGGGGGTCCCGGCCGTGGCGGCTCAGCCAGgccagggccgggccgggggggcggcgaGGTCGCAGTCGAAGTCGGCGAAGGTGGCGGGGTCGGGCGGGGGCGGCtcgggggggcgcggggccaccgccaccgccaccggGTCCTTCTGCAGCAGGTCAGCGTCGAAGGCCACCCCGCGGAAGAAGGGGTGGCCCTGGAAGTGGTGGAGGTAGCGCAGGCGGCGCAGGGGGTTGTGGCACAGCAGCTGGGGACGGAGGGAGGACACTGAGCGGTGGGGACCGCAGCATCCAGCCTGGGGGGTCAGCACGGACCCCAAAATGCGGGCAGGAGGGTTACCTCAGCGAGCAGCCGGGCCAGCGCGGGGCTGAGCGCGGGTGGGCTCTCATAGCTGCTCTGCTTGACACGCTCCAGCATGGCCACATGGTCCCCCGCTGGTGCCACGGGGaactgggggggcagggagcagatTTAGTAGGGGCTCCATGGGGTGCCCCtgttccctcccccccccatgGTCCTCACCTCGCCGCTGGCCAGGGCGAAGAGCAGGACTCCCAGGGACCACCAGTCAGCTGTGTGGCTGTAGGGCCCCCCGCTCAGCACCTCCGGGGCTGTGGGGATGAGCGGGTGAGCGCCCgggggggctgtgccccccaccacagccccccgctgcccccttACCCATGTACTGCAGGGTGCCGCAGATGGTGTGGGCTCGCTCACCCCAACGCAGGTGCCGGGAGAGGCCGAAGTCGGTGAGCTTGAGGTGCCCTGTGGGACGAGACACCAGGTGGGGACCCATGGATGGGGTGTCTCCATGGACAGGGTGTCTCCATACTGGTGCCACCAGACTCTTACCTCTCTCATCCAGGAGGATGTTCTCCATCTGAAATGAGACAGGCGCTGGGGTGGCCTCTCCATGCCGGGGGGTTCAgagacccccccaccccattctCTAGcccccctggccctgctgccacCCACCTTCACGTCTCTGTGCACGATGCCCAGGTCGTGGAGATACACTgggaagaagatggagccaTCAGAGTGGTGGGTCCTCTCCCGGCACGGTGCCCGCTGCCACCCCCGTGGCACCCAGCCGGCAGCTGCCCACCCCCGGGGATGGCTGACCCTGCCTGCAGGTCCCCAGCAGTGGGGACGGTGGTGGCCGTCCCCAGCATGGCAGGGCACTCACCCAGGACCAGCACCAGCTCGGCGGCGAACAGGCGGACGGTGGCCTCAGCGAAGCGCTCGGCGGCACGCCACAGCGCGTGCAGGTCTCCGGTGCTGCAGTAGGTGCACACTGCCGGGACGGGCGACGGGCCTTACCGACGGGCTGTGCCACGGGGCCGGGCTGGCATGAGGGGCACAGGCACTGGGATGGCATGGGCACGGGGGGCCAGGTGGGTCACTGGGGCCGTGCGCCATGGTGACGTGGGCACAGGGGCCACGTGGGCACCAGGACCACGCACCAAGGTTGATGACAGCATTGGGGCTGTATGGGCAGCGAGGTGGCACAAGCACCAGGACCACGCTGGCACCGAGGTGGCACAAGCATCAATATGGGCACCAAGACTAAGGTGACATGGGCACCGCAGCCCGGGACGCTGGGAACATGCAAGTACTGGGGCCATGTACCACGGTGACATGGGCACCAGAGCCATACGGGCACTGGGAACACATAAACACCAAGGCCACATGAGCTCCAAGGTGGCATAGGCACCGTGGCCACACGGGTACCAAAGTGACACAGTCCCTGGGGTCACAGAGGCGCTGGGAACACGCAAGCTACATGGGCACCGAGGTGCCACGGCCATCAGGGCCACCGGGGCCAGGCAGGCACCAGGGCTGGAGTGCCTCCTTCACCCCCGTGCtggtccctgccctgctgtggctcgtccccatccctgtgtccctgtccccctccccacggTGGGTGCGGGGTGGGAGCTGGCAGCCGAGCGCCTGGATCCCCGCAGGGCAGCGCGGGGGGAGCGTGCGCGTGTGCGGGGACACGTGTGCAGGCGGCGGGGACACgtgcgcgggcggcggggggctggggtgaGCCTGTGGGCAGATGGTCACTCACTGATGAAGAGGTGGCGCTGGCCCTGCCAGCTGTCCCCCAGCCCGTGGACAAACGGGTGCCTGACCTGTCTCTGGGGACACaaagcagagagggtgagcggcccccggggcggggagTGGGGGACCCTGCTCCTGCCACCCTCCCTCCGCAGCCCCCAGCGacctcctgccacccccacgGCCACCCCGAATCCCCCCatgggctggggtcccccctgGACCCCCCTCTAACCTGGATGCTGACTTCTTCCTTGCACTGCTTGAGGGTGTCGCGGCGCAGCACCTCCACTTTGGGCATGACCTGGGGGTGCGAGGGGCTGTcagggggggccgggggaagGCGGGGGCACCCACGGGCCCCGGGGGGAGCACCCACCTTCACGGCGCAGACCTTCTCCCGCCCGCAGTCCAGCACTTTGAGGATGGTCCCGAAGGAGCCTTTGGCCACGAAGCCCAGGATCTGGGGGGCGGGGAGCAGGGCCTGAGCACCCCACAGAGATGGGCTCAGGGTGCTCAAGGTGGGGCAGGGTGCGGGGTCCTGCGTGGGGTGGCAGAGGGCACCCAAGGCAGGCggtggggacacatggggaccAAGATGACCCAATAGGGACCCCAGCAGGACACACGGGGACCCAGTATGgggcacatggggacagggacacggggaccccaGCACAGCGGCTGTGGGTGCCAGCAGGACGCACGGGACCCCAGTAGGGTGCAGAGGGACCCCGGTAGGACGCACAGAGACTCGACACGGGGACCCGGCGGGGGTAGAAGGGGACCCGGTGGGACGGCCGGGGACGCCGGTAGGATGCGCAGGGACCCGGCACGGCGTGTGAGGAGAGCCGGTAAGACGGTCGGCGATCCCGGGACGCACGGACGGCGCGGGAGGACGCTCGGGGAGCCCGGGAGGATGcacggggtgctgggggaccccgGTAGGACGTGCAGGGACCCGGTGGGACGTGCAAGGACCCGGTACGGGGTGCGAGGGGACCCGTTAGGGCGctcggggctgccggggcgggaTGCGCGGGCACCCCGGTAGGGTGGTCGGGGACCCCGTTAGGATGCACCGGGACCCCGTGAGGAGGGTGGGGGACCCGGGACCGGCACCttgagctgctgctggcggGCGGAGGGGCGGACGGGGAACTCCGGCAGGAAGAGCGAGACGAGCTGCGGCAGCGGCCAcccgggcagcgccggctcctcggcggggccccgcggggccAGGGCGAACCCCGACTCCGGTACCGGTACCGGTCCGGCGCGGCCCAGCAGCGCCCGCACCCACGACCCCACGGCGCGGCCCTGCGGAACCGGGGGCAGCGtcagcggggcggcggggggaccccggggcgggggggaccggacccccggggccgccgccgcacGCACCTGGGGGGGCCgcaccggggccggggccggggccggcccggggccgcTGCTCGTTGCTCCCATCGCGGCGCCGCCCGGCCgcgccccgggcccgggccccggTAATCCGCCGCCTTACATAAccccaccgccccgccccgccccgccccgcccgggcgcgaccaccccccgccccggggccgggcaccGGCGCTGCCCCCTTGCACCGGCTGCGCACCCCAGGACAACCCACCGCACCGGGGCTCCCCCTTGCACCGGGTGCGCACCCAGGGACACCCACCCGTGACTgatccccccaccccgctgctTCTGGGCACCCGAGCCCCCCGCTGCATGCTTTGGGGCTCCCCCTTCAACCACTCATCCTCCCTTTGCACCCCGCTTGccgcagcccccctgccccggggcagccggTGGGTACCTGCAGCCCCCGTCGagccccggcacagccctgggCCCCCGCGGGGTCACGGAGGAGAGCGGAGAGGGACGAGCGCGAGGGCTGAGCCCGGGGCGACGCAGATGCCGAAGCGGGTGCCCCACGCAACCCCCAGGGAAGGGCAAGGGGTGAAGCCAGAGCGGGTGGGGTGCTGCGAGCCGAGAGGGGGGACGGCGCTGAGCTCGGCACTGCGGCGTGAATGGGGAGGCGAGTAACGAGCCACTGGCCCAAGACTgttccaaattaaaaattctttagtTAAACTCTCTCCCATTCCCCTTTCTCCCAGCCTGGAGCGATCCTGCTGCTTCACCGGGCCCAGGGGCCGGGCCCAGCACCCGcacagcagggaggggggaagctcGCGGGAGCCCTTGGCAtggggggctgcaccccacaAAGCGGCCCTGGAGCACGCTGCGCCCGTGCTGCCGCACCCCTGCCCCGCAGCGACAGGGCTACCCAGGGCCTGCGCACGGCTAACCCCTGCCTTGGGCATCGCCGTGCCGAGCAGCGCAGCCCCCCTCTGCCGTAGGGGTGCCCCTCCAGCGGGGGAGCATGGGGTGCCCCAGTCCCTTCCCGGCCAGCCGGGTGCTGCCATCATTTGCGCCTGCCGAAAATCGACTTCTTGCTGGGGTTCTTCTCGCCCACGCTCAGCCCGATGAGCAGACGCGCCTTCTcgtcctcctcctgctgctggatgGTCCCATCCGATTTATTCTCCAGTTTCCCCCGGGCCTCTGCGCCCACCGCCGGCTTCAGGCGTAGCTTCTCTTTGATCACCTGCCCCAGGATTTAGGGGGCTCAGCACCCCATGGCCGCACCCAGGCCCCTCGGCGTGGGTGAGAGCCTGAGCTGCTGAGCCAGTGCAGCTGCTTCCTGCTCTGGAGAACCTGCCGCCCACCCTGGGGTTACCACCTCTGTCCCGGGCAGAGCGGCTCAGGCAGCCTTCCTGCGAGCGGGAAGGAGGCACTGCGGGATGGGGTCCCACGTACCTGTGCCACCAAGGCTTTGCGGCTGTCCCTCTTCACCGCCATGGCGAAGTCCAGCCACGTCCACGTGTTGTTGTGGTACTCCAGGCACGGCAGCACCAGGTTCAAGTCACCCCAGTCCACACTGTTCTTCTCGCCCTGGGTGACAGGAGTGTCAGGCAGCGTGGGACAACGTTCCAGGCCACCCCCCAGCCGGAGGGGCCATGCCCCTTCCCCGGCATGTCCCATCCCACTGGTGCCGCACCTTGTAGCTGACGCAGAGCGGCACCTGTGGGATCTTGATGTAGATGAAGGAGTTGTTCATGGCCGCGCGCTCCTTCATCTTGTCGATGTCATCCACGGGATGCTGGAGACAGAGCAAGAGCCatgagcagaagggaaggagaggggacacagccaggaacCAGCGGGGAAGGGACAGCCGGGCACTAGGCCATGGCATTGCTTCACCGGTGAGAGGTGAGAGCTGCTCTGGCATGGTGTTAGGAAAATGAGACGCTGCAGGGATCACATAAGGCGTGCAGGTGCTTGGTTGTAAAGGATGCAAATCCTCATtgtgggagggagcaggagaaaacagacaGGCAAGCGGGGGAGGACAtggctgcccagccctgcagccgaGGGAAAACAGACTGGCTCCACAGCAGGGCTCTCCCAGATTCCCCCCTCAAGGCAGCGGCAGGTACCTCAGGTGCTTTTCGGAATGATCTTCTGACCCCTGACGTCCGATTCAGTCCCTGAGCAACTCCCTTCCCTGGGCCCAGCGAGTCGTCGGCCACAATCAGCTGCCGCGGCTTCACCACGGGGATCCCTGGGACAAACAGGGTGGGAGGCGGTGGCTGGTGTCCGGCTGGGGGCTACCGTGACCCAGACCCCTCCCAGCTTCGCTGCTCTCCCCACCGGCTCCCTGCCCACAGGGGAGACCACGAGTCCCTGTTCCTTGACGCACGGCCCGCCAGCAGCTGCCCACAAACATATCCTGGGAAATCACTTGGGTGCCAGGGAGGAGGGTGACCATGAGCCTCTCACCTGTTGTCACCAGCTTGGACTTGTCTTCCTcatcccccacctcctcctcctccacgtTGCGGCCGGGGAAGAAGAAACCCATCATCCTGTGGAAGAACTGGTGAGTGAGCTGGATGGTCAGGGGTACCACGTTCACCTGCGGGGAGAGAGGCACGTCAGAGCTGGGCACATGCTGCCTGTACCCCACGGGGACCCTGCCACCTCCCGGCCCGGCCACCTCAAAGTGTTCCTTGATGGAGATGCCTCCCACGGGCGGCCGGACCTTGCTGAAGATCCTCAGTGCCAGCTGCCGGCCAGACTGGCAGGAGCTCTGGGGACGCAGCACCACCTGCAGGGAAGAGGATGGGTGGCTGGGGGGAGGACAGGCCACCCTGGCCAGGCCACCCGTgggtccccagggtgcagggctgctcccccaGGCTGCCGCTTGCCTTGTACACAGCATTGGGCAGGAGGTTGTTCATCGTGACCCAGCCCAGTTCCAGCAGATGCTCGGCCGTATCGTCCGACTTGTTGACCTGCGCACACAGACCCGTCAGCCCTGCACGTCCCGGGCCCCGGCTcgggggctgtgggtgccacCGGCCGGCTTGGTACCTTGCTGTAGAGGAAGCGTTGGAGCTCCAGCTCAGCTATGCCCAGCTGCCCGTCCTCCTCAGTCAGGCGCCAGCGTGCCTGGGCGAAGTAGAACTCAGTCCGCCGCGCCACGCTCACATCTTCCGGCTGCTTTCGCAGCTCCATTTTGTTGGCTCGCTGCAGCTGGAAGTCCTTGAAGCAcctgcagcagagaggggagCGCTGGGATGTGGGAGCCCTGGGGTAAGGGGGACTCAACGCTGGGGGAGCCAGAGACGGCTCCTACCTGATCAGTATGTTCAGCTCCTCactctccagctgcaggtcagCTTTCTCctggctcagctgctgctgcagcctgtggttgAGGTCGAGCAGGCTCTCGTTTTTGCTGTCGTCCTGCAGGGACTGAAGGACAGACAACCCTCAGCACCCTCTGCCCCAGAGCAGGGACCTTGGGGAACCAGATCCTGCCAGGATGTGGGCTCACCTTCACATTGGAGTAcatctgcttctccagctgccGGATCTGGGCGACGTGCTGCCTCACGGCCTCTTGCAAGTGTAGGATACTGCTGCGCTGCTCCTCGGGGTTGCTGGAGATTTCCAGCTGGAAGCGCACCCGTTGTTTCTTCTCGCTGTGCTCCTGGacacagggagaggggaaggttAGGATTGCCCTGGGTGCAGTGAGTGACACGGTGACGTGAAGCCTCATGGGTACCTTGCGTTTGGGCTCCACGTGCAGCAGCAGGTTGTTGACTATGTCAAGGATCATGGCATACTGCGCGGGGTTGGTGGAGATCTCCAGGTCGTGGTGGATCAGTGTGAATGTGTCCACAGCTCCTGTAGGGACACACAAAGAAGTGGGGCCTCAGCATGGCCAGAAACGGGATGCATGTAGGGGCCAGCCAGAgatggagagggatggggaacGAGCCAAGGTGGTTACGCTGGCTCCAGCAGGCACAGCACGTCCAGCATCATCTGGTGCACTGCCTTGTGGCTGAGGACCCCTCCTGTACGCACCCCTCTGATCTCAGCAGGGCCAAGACAGACCATCCCTGGACTTAGCCGGCACTCGTGGGTCAGCCCAGAGCTCTACCCCCTGAGACACGCTGCCTGGATGTACCCACCCTCCTGCTTCTTCAGCAGATCCTCCTTCTCCTGGTTGGCGGGAGTCTCGGGGGGCTTTATCTGCGTAGCCAGCTCGGGGTCAATGTCATGGCTGTAGCTGATATAGTACATGCGGCAGCTGCAGCGAGAGATGATCCTCTGCACCTGCTGGGTCTGCTGGGCTTCTGAGGGCTGGTTCCAGTCTGGGGACAGGCAGTGGGACCGTGGTCAGGGCGCCATGTCCCGGCACGCTGGGGACCCCATGGCGCAGGGCTCAGAGCATCAGCCGGCTCCTGAAGCCGTCCGGGGACAGGCCAGGCACTCTCAGCTTCACCAGCCTTGGGGTCACACGCGAGCGGGACTGGGGCAGGcacagcagccagctctgcGGGCAGTACCTGTGGTGGTGCTGACCATGCCCCCCACCGCCTGCCCGCTCTCCATCAGCTCCTGCACCGAGTCCAGGCTCCGTTGCCGATGCTCCTCAATATTTTTCACCTGGGGACACGAGGAGGCACCACTGGctgtccctgctctccctgccttgGCCAGGGCACCAGCAGCGCTGCCTGTCCCCCACGCAGCTCACCCATCACAGCCTCCCCGAGCCGCTCACCTCCAGCCAGAGCTGCCCGTGCTCCCTCTCGGTGGGGCCGCTCTCCGTCGTGGCGAAGTACTGCATGCCGTCCAGCAAGCAGGTCCAGGACGTCTTCTGCTTCAGCGTGTCCCCGTACCAGGCGGGGTGGTGCTggcactgcagcagctgggccTTCGCAGCAGACACAATCACGCAGCCCTCTGTCTCCGCACCACGCAGCACCATCTGCGGGGGGAGAGACCCCGGGGGTCAGATGAGCCTTTTTGGGCCAGGCATGGCCCCTCTCGCAGCAGTGGGGAGCGGAGAGCGTGGGGACAGGCAGgctggctgagggcaaggaACCTGGCAGTTGACCAGCTCGATGAGGCAGTTGCGGTTGTAAATGTCGTCGGTTTGGCAGGCGGCAAtgccacacagctgctcactaGCCCCCGACTCCTCCTCCGTGAAGACCACAAACTTGTCCGTCTCCTCAATGAGCTTCTGCAGCATGTAGGCCCCTGGGGAATGAGAAAGGGTCAGTGCGAGGCTGtggggggctggctgggggcgATGGGGTGAAGGCAGGCACGACTCTGGATTTCCCAttgctcccctccctgccgTGCTCACCCCCCGAGGAGGCTCTCTCAGGACGGCCGCTGATGATGGGGACCGTCACTTTGGCA encodes the following:
- the RSKR gene encoding LOW QUALITY PROTEIN: ribosomal protein S6 kinase-related protein (The sequence of the model RefSeq protein was modified relative to this genomic sequence to represent the inferred CDS: deleted 2 bases in 1 codon) codes for the protein MGATSSGPGPAPAPAPVRPPQGRAVGSWVRALLGRAGPVPVPESGFALAPRGPAEEPALPGWPLPQLVSLFLPEFPVRPSARQQQLKILGFVAKGSFGTILKVLDCGREKVCAVKVMPKVEVLRRDTLKQCKEEVSIQRQVRHPFVHGLGDSWQGQRHLFIMCTYCSTGDLHALWRAAERFAEATVRLFAAELVLVLVYLHDLGIVHRDVKRLSHFRWRTSSWMREVRVWWHQYGDTLSMETPHPWVPTVSRPTGHLKLTDFGLSRHLRWGERAHTICGTLQYMAPEVLSGGPYSHTADWWSLGVLLFALASGEFPVAPAGDHVAMLERVKQSSYESPPALSPALARLLAELLCHNPLRRLRYLHHFQGHPFFRGVAFDADLLQKDPVAVAVAPRPPEPPPPDPATFADFDCDLAAPPARPWPG